In a single window of the Gossypium hirsutum isolate 1008001.06 chromosome A13, Gossypium_hirsutum_v2.1, whole genome shotgun sequence genome:
- the LOC107913506 gene encoding heat stress transcription factor A-8-like isoform X1, with product MVKPSENGSQSIAPFLKKCYEMVDDESTDAIISWSQNNDSFIIWDMTEFSVHLLPKFFKHSNFSSFIRQLNIYGFRKIDTDRWEFANDGFVRGQKDLLKNIARRKHSPGSEQRKPLQQQPLQQLENTVGSCENNENTALWKEVENLKTDKNALMQELVKLTQFQETADNKVLLLKERLQGMEKSQQQLLSFLIMAMQSPGFLVQLIQPKENNWRMAEPSNMLEQVTEDGEPIASDNMIVRYQPPMDGTSKPVLAPVVDCENPHESDNSSDGTKDFWMNIDFVKVLMDESHTPFIPPDIHDDGAWEKLLLGNTFLENNDSGNQDKESPLNSGMEMEVTDSETHSEKSCSFEQLLQNMGKSQNLEIEPLVNGSPLEKSPDLELLTDQMGHLISESTKPHRTP from the exons atggTGAAACCGAGTGAAAATGGGTCTCAGTCAATAgcaccctttctaaaaaaatgTTATGAAATGGTGGATGATGAGTCTACTGATGCGATAATTTCATGGAGTCAAAATAACGATAGTTTTATAATTTGGGATATGACTGAATTTTCAGTTCATTTGCTCCCTAAGTTCTTCAAGCACAGCAATTTTTCCTCTTTCATCAGGCAACTCAATATTTAT GGTTTTAGAAAAATTGATACAGACCGTTGGGAATTTGCAAATGATGGATTCGTCAGAGGTCAAAAGGACTTGCTTAAGAATATTGCTAGACGGAAACACTCCCCAGGATCTGAGCAGCGTAAACCATTGCAGCAGCAGCCACTACAGCAGCTGGAGAACACTGTTGGATCATGCGAAAACAATGAAAACACTGCACTGTGGAAGGAAGTTGAGAATTTGAAGACTGATAAAAATGCTCTGATGCAGGAATTGGTTAAACTTACGCAGTTCCAGGAAACTGCAGACAATAAGGTTCTTCTCTTGAAGGAACGTCTTCAAGGAATGGAGAAAAGTCAGCAGCAGTTGTTATCCTTCTTAATAATGGCTATGCAGAGCCCCGGCTTTTTGGTCCAACTGATTCAACCAAAAGAAAATAATTGGCGCATGGCTGAACCAAGCAATATGCTAGAACAAGTTACAGAAGATGGTGAACCAATTGCTTCTGATAATATGATAGTAAGGTATCAGCCTCCGATGGATGGAACATCAAAGCCAGTACTTGCACCAGTGGTAGATTGCGAAAATCCTCATGAATCTGATAACTCTTCAGATGGAacaaaagatttttggatgaatATTGATTTCGTGAAAGTGCTTATGGATGAAAGTCATACACCTTTCATTCCCCCAGATATACACGATGATGGTGCGTGGGAAAAACTTCTTTTAGGCAACACATTTCTAGAGAATAATGACAGTGGAAATCAAGATAAAGAAAGCCCCTTGAACTCTGGTATGGAAATGGAGGTAACAGATTCCGAAACCCATTCAGAAAAGTCGTGTAGTTTTGAACAGTTACTACAAAATATGGGGAAATCCCAGAACCTAGAGATTGAACCACTTGTAAATGGATCGCCATTAGAGAAATCTCCAGACTTGGAACTTCTAACAGACCAAATGGGCCATTTGATTTCCGAGAGTACTAAACCGCACCGAACTCCTTAG
- the LOC107913506 gene encoding heat stress transcription factor A-8-like (The RefSeq protein has 1 substitution compared to this genomic sequence), with the protein MVDDESTDAIISWSQNNDSFIIWDMTEFSVHLLPKFFKHSNFSSFIRQLNIYGFRKIDTDRWEFVNDGFVRGQKDLLKNIARRKHSPGSEQRKPLQQQPLQQLENTVGSCENNENTALWKEVENLKTDKNALMQELVKLTQFQETADNKVLLLKERLQGMEKSQQQLLSFLIMAMQSPGFLVQLIQPKENNWRMAEPSNMLEQVTEDGEPIASDNMIVRYQPPMDGTSKPVLAPVVDCENPHESDNSSDGTKDFWMNIDFVKVLMDESHTPFIPPDIHDDGAWEKLLLGNTFLENNDSGNQDKESPLNSGMEMEVTDSETHSEKSCSFEQLLQNMGKSQNLEIEPLVNGSPLEKSPDLELLTDQMGHLISESTKPHRTP; encoded by the exons ATGGTGGATGATGAGTCTACTGATGCGATAATTTCATGGAGTCAAAATAACGATAGTTTTATAATTTGGGATATGACTGAATTTTCAGTTCATTTGCTCCCTAAGTTCTTCAAGCACAGCAATTTTTCCTCTTTCATCAGGCAACTCAATATTTAT GGTTTTAGAAAAATTGATACAGACCGTTGGGAATTTGCAAATGATGGATTCGTCAGAGGTCAAAAGGACTTGCTTAAGAATATTGCTAGACGGAAACACTCCCCAGGATCTGAGCAGCGTAAACCATTGCAGCAGCAGCCACTACAGCAGCTGGAGAACACTGTTGGATCATGCGAAAACAATGAAAACACTGCACTGTGGAAGGAAGTTGAGAATTTGAAGACTGATAAAAATGCTCTGATGCAGGAATTGGTTAAACTTACGCAGTTCCAGGAAACTGCAGACAATAAGGTTCTTCTCTTGAAGGAACGTCTTCAAGGAATGGAGAAAAGTCAGCAGCAGTTGTTATCCTTCTTAATAATGGCTATGCAGAGCCCCGGCTTTTTGGTCCAACTGATTCAACCAAAAGAAAATAATTGGCGCATGGCTGAACCAAGCAATATGCTAGAACAAGTTACAGAAGATGGTGAACCAATTGCTTCTGATAATATGATAGTAAGGTATCAGCCTCCGATGGATGGAACATCAAAGCCAGTACTTGCACCAGTGGTAGATTGCGAAAATCCTCATGAATCTGATAACTCTTCAGATGGAacaaaagatttttggatgaatATTGATTTCGTGAAAGTGCTTATGGATGAAAGTCATACACCTTTCATTCCCCCAGATATACACGATGATGGTGCGTGGGAAAAACTTCTTTTAGGCAACACATTTCTAGAGAATAATGACAGTGGAAATCAAGATAAAGAAAGCCCCTTGAACTCTGGTATGGAAATGGAGGTAACAGATTCCGAAACCCATTCAGAAAAGTCGTGTAGTTTTGAACAGTTACTACAAAATATGGGGAAATCCCAGAACCTAGAGATTGAACCACTTGTAAATGGATCGCCATTAGAGAAATCTCCAGACTTGGAACTTCTAACAGACCAAATGGGCCATTTGATTTCCGAGAGTACTAAACCGCACCGAACTCCTTAG
- the LOC107913507 gene encoding vacuolar iron transporter 1 has translation MAAQNSRATIEPEKQTLLNHHKEKHFTAGEIVRDIIIGVSDGLTVPFALAAGLSGANASSSIVITAGIAEVAAGAISMGLGGYLAAKSEADHYARELKREEEEIISVPDVEAAEVAEILAEYGVEPHEYAPVVNALRKRPQAWLDFMMKFELGLEKPDPRRALQSAFNIAVSYILGGLVPLLPYMFIPRAQDAVAASVVITIAALLIFGYAKGYFTGNKPVKSAFQTALIGAIASAAAFGIAKVIHP, from the exons ATGGCTGCTCAAAACAGCAGAGCTACCATTGAACCCGAGAAGCAAACCCTTCTCAATCACCACAAGGAAAAACACTTCACCGCCGGAGAGATCGTCCGCGACATCATCATCGGCGTCTCCGATGGTTTAACTGTGCCCTTTGCTCTTGCCGCCGGATTGTCTGGCGCCAATGCCTCGTCTTCCATTGTTATTACCGCTGGTATCGCTGAGGTTGCCGCTGGAGCCATCTCTATGGGACTTGGCGG GTATCTTGCGGCTAAAAGTGAAGCCGATCATTACGCGAGGGAATtgaaaagagaggaagaagaaattaTCAGTGTGCCTGATGTtg AGGCTGCTGAGGTGGCTGAAATACTAGCAGAGTATGGGGTAGAGCCACATGAATATGCACCTGTGGTGAATGCCCTAAGAAAAAGGCCTCAAGCTTGGCTTGATTTCATGATGAA GTTTGAGCTGGGGCTAGAGAAGCCAGATCCACGAAGAGCATTACAAAGCGCATTCAACATTGCCGTTTCTTACATATTGGGTGGATTGGTGCCACTCCTTCCTTACATGTTCATTCCAAGAGCCCAGGATGCGGTGGCTGCATCAGTGGTCATCACCATTGCTGCACTCCTCATCTTCGGCTACGCCAAAGGTTACTTCACCGGCAACAAACCGGTAAAAAGCGCATTCCAAACTGCTCTCATTGGTGCCATTGCATCTGCTGCTGCTTTTGGCATAGCTAAGGTTATCCATCCCTAG
- the LOC107913505 gene encoding MACPF domain-containing protein At1g14780, with the protein MSNNIGIVDKALSSLGRGFDTTMDFRLKYCKGKERLILLDETDKREIAIPGFGSIKDVPIDIKCDKGDRTRYQSDILDFNQMAEFFNKKCSIPGKIPSGRFNTMFGFQSGSWGKDAANTKCLGIDGYYIILFNLHIHRYPLLSPHVLNDLPSTWGPYALARFIEKYGTHVIVGLSIGGHDVVLVRQDKSSNLEPSLLKKHLYDLGDQLFTGTCRFAPKTKDQKQKIPEAFNIFDQQSIALNGYPFINTKDGITVIGSKRGGDPEARSHCEWLPTVAGMPDAIHFNFIPITSLLKNVPGKGFLSHAINLYLRYKPPLGELRYFLDFQAQKIWAPIHNDLPLGPSTNRASSSPALHFNLMGPKLYVNTSQVTVGMRPVTGMRLYLEGMKCNRLAIHLQHLSTLPQTFENKMDDTQYWQVSGDKADIRFFEAIHRKKFSHICTAPIKYNPEWRTAGKDAAFIVTGAQLHVKKHGSKSVLHLRLLFSKVSNCFVVRSSWAQAASGYSQRSSGLLSAISQSLTGNPVKEKEMAAVVVDSSVYPTGPPVPVQTPKLLKFVETSQLCKGPENSPGYWLVTGARLQLEKGKISLHVKFSLVNVN; encoded by the exons ATGAGCAACAATATTGGCATAGTTGACAAGGCTCTTAGCAGCCTTGGAAGAGGATTCGATACAACAATGGATTTTCGACTCAAGTACTGCAAAGGCAAGGAGAGGCTCATTTTACTCGACGAAACTGATAAAAGAGAGATCGCCATACCCGGTTTCGGTTCCATCAAAGATGTTCCCATCGATATTAAATGCGATAAGGGCGATCGAACTCGTTACCAGTCTGATATTCTAGATTTCAATCAG ATGGCGGAGTTTTTCAACAAAAAATGCAGCATACCAGGGAAAATACCATCGGGGAGATTCAATACAATGTTTGGGTTTCAAAGCGGATCATGGGGGAAAGATGCAGCCAATACCAAATGCTTGGGAATCGATGGATATTACATTATTTTGTTTAATCTTCATATTCATCGCTATCCTCTCCTCTCTCCTCATGTTCTTAACGATCTTCCTTCTACCTGGGGTCCTTATGCCCTAGCAAG ATTCATTGAGAAATACGGGACTCACGTCATTGTGGGGCTAAGTATTGGTGGCCATGACGTGGTTTTGGTAAGGCAAGACAAGTCTTCCAATTTGGAGCCTTCACTGCTCAAAAAACATCTCTATGATCTTGGTGATCAACTGTTTACGGGCACCTGCAGATTTGCCCCTAAAACCAAAGATCAAAAGCAAAAG ATACCAGAGGCTTTCAATATCTTTGATCAACAATCTATTGCCTTGAATGGCTACCCTTTCATTAATACCAAAGAT GGAATCACTGTTATAGGTTCAAAGAGAGGAGGTGACCCAGAAGCTCGTAGCCATTGTGAGTGGCTTCCAACAGTTGCAGGAATGCCAGATGccattcattttaatttcattccaaTCACTTCTCTACTTAAAAATGTCCCTGGCAAAGGTTTCTTATCACATGCCATCAATTTATACCTTCGAT ACAAGCCTCCGCTAGGTGAACTGCGATACTTTCTTGACTTCCAAGCACAAAAGATTTGGGCTCCCATTCACAATGACCTCCCTTTAGGTCCTTCAACAAATAGGGCTTCTTCATCACCAGCTCTTCACTTCAACTTAATGGGTCCTAAGCTTTATGTAAATACCTCTCAG GTCACTGTAGGGATGAGGCCAGTCACTGGGATGCGCTTATATCTTGAGGGCATGAAATGCAATAG GCTTGCTATTCACCTTCAACATCTATCGACACTACCACAAACATTCGAAAACAAAATGGACGACACACAATACTGGCAAGTATCAGGCGATAAAGCTGATATTCGATTCTTCGAAGCCATTCACCGCAAAAAGTTCTCCCACATATGCACGGCCCCCATCAAATATAACCCAGAATGGAGGACTGCCGGCAAAGATGCTGCCTTCATCGTCACCGGTGCTCAACTCCATGTCAAAAAACATGGTTCCAAGAGTGTTCTTCATCTCAGACTATTGTTTTCTAAGGTCTCGAATTGTTTCGTAGTGCGGTCAAGTTGGGCACAAGCCGCCTCTGGGTATTCCCAAAGGTCCTCTGGTTTACTTTCAGCCATTAGCCAATCTTTAACAGGCAACCCTGTTAAAGAAAAGGAGATGGCGGCTGTTGTGGTGGACTCCTCCGTGTACCCTACTGGACCGCCGGTGCCGGTTCAAACACCAAAGCTATTGAAGTTTGTGGAAACCTCGCAATTGTGCAAAGGACCTGAAAATAGTCCAGGGTATTGGCTGGTTACGGGTGCCAGGCTACAATTAGagaaaggtaagataagtctgcATGTAAAGTTTTCTTTGGTAAATGTAAATtaa